In Canis lupus familiaris isolate Mischka breed German Shepherd chromosome 9, alternate assembly UU_Cfam_GSD_1.0, whole genome shotgun sequence, a single window of DNA contains:
- the LOC607806 gene encoding carbonyl reductase [NADPH] 2-like isoform X1 codes for MQLNFSGLQALVTGAGKVKGAAALALSLELHVLSHLLTHCTPAGIGRDTVKALHGLGARVLAVSRTNTDLVSLSKECPGIETVCVDLGDWEATERALGSVGPVDLLVNNAAVALLQPFLEVTKEAFDRAFNVNLRSVVQVSQIVARGMIHRGVPGSIVNVSSMVAHVTFPNLSVYSSTKGAMTMLTKAMASELGPYKIRVNSVDPTVVPTAMSQKILTDPELVRKLKERHPLRKFADMEDVVNSILFLLSDRSASTSGSGILVDGGYLAS; via the exons TGAAAGGGGCTGCAGCCCTGGCCCTCAGCCTTGAGCTACATGTACTGAGCCATCTGCTCACCCACTGCACCCCTGCAGGGATCGGGAGAGACACTGTGAAGGCCCTGCATGGCCTGGGAGCCAGAGTGTTAGCCGTGAGCCGCACCAACACTGACCTGGTCAGCCTCTCCAAGGAG TGCCCTGGGATAGAGACCGTGTGTGTGGACCTGGGTGACTGGGAGGCCACGGAGCGGGCGCTGGGCAGCGTGGGCCCTGTGGACCTGCTGGTGAACAACGCTGCCGTGGCGCTGCTGCAGCCCTTCCTGGAGGTCACCAAGGAGGCCTTCGACAG ggccttcAACGTGAACTTGCGCTCGGTGGTCCAGGTATCCCAG ATtgtggcccggggcatgatccacCGTGGAGTGCCTGGCTCCATCGTCAATGTCTCCAGCATGGTGGCCCATGTCACCTTCCCCAACTTATCTGTCTACA GCTCTACCAAGGGTGCAATGACCATGCTCACCAAAGCCATGGCCTCAGAGCTGGGGCCATACAAG ATTCGGGTAAACTCCGTGGACCCTACGGTGGTGCCGACGGCCATGAGCCAGAAGATCCTGACGGACCCCGAGTTAGTCCGGAAGCTGAAGGAGCGGCACCCGCTGCGGAAGTTCGCTG ACATGGAGGACGTGGTCAACAGCATCCTCTTCCTGCTCAGCGACCGCAGCGCCTCCACCAGCGGCTCGGGCATCCTCGTGGACGGCGGGTACCTGGCCTCCTAG
- the LOC607806 gene encoding carbonyl reductase [NADPH] 2-like isoform X2, translating to MQLNFSGLQALVTGAGKGIGRDTVKALHGLGARVLAVSRTNTDLVSLSKECPGIETVCVDLGDWEATERALGSVGPVDLLVNNAAVALLQPFLEVTKEAFDRAFNVNLRSVVQVSQIVARGMIHRGVPGSIVNVSSMVAHVTFPNLSVYSSTKGAMTMLTKAMASELGPYKIRVNSVDPTVVPTAMSQKILTDPELVRKLKERHPLRKFADMEDVVNSILFLLSDRSASTSGSGILVDGGYLAS from the exons GGATCGGGAGAGACACTGTGAAGGCCCTGCATGGCCTGGGAGCCAGAGTGTTAGCCGTGAGCCGCACCAACACTGACCTGGTCAGCCTCTCCAAGGAG TGCCCTGGGATAGAGACCGTGTGTGTGGACCTGGGTGACTGGGAGGCCACGGAGCGGGCGCTGGGCAGCGTGGGCCCTGTGGACCTGCTGGTGAACAACGCTGCCGTGGCGCTGCTGCAGCCCTTCCTGGAGGTCACCAAGGAGGCCTTCGACAG ggccttcAACGTGAACTTGCGCTCGGTGGTCCAGGTATCCCAG ATtgtggcccggggcatgatccacCGTGGAGTGCCTGGCTCCATCGTCAATGTCTCCAGCATGGTGGCCCATGTCACCTTCCCCAACTTATCTGTCTACA GCTCTACCAAGGGTGCAATGACCATGCTCACCAAAGCCATGGCCTCAGAGCTGGGGCCATACAAG ATTCGGGTAAACTCCGTGGACCCTACGGTGGTGCCGACGGCCATGAGCCAGAAGATCCTGACGGACCCCGAGTTAGTCCGGAAGCTGAAGGAGCGGCACCCGCTGCGGAAGTTCGCTG ACATGGAGGACGTGGTCAACAGCATCCTCTTCCTGCTCAGCGACCGCAGCGCCTCCACCAGCGGCTCGGGCATCCTCGTGGACGGCGGGTACCTGGCCTCCTAG